A window of Mobiluncus massiliensis genomic DNA:
ATAGCCGGGGCGGGCGGGGTTTGGGGTAGGGCCTGGATTTGGCGTTGCATACGGTCCAGAGACTCGTTAATCGGATCCAGATCGCTACGGGTTAACATTTCCAGAGTGTCGTTAGACATGGTTTTACCTTTCTGTTTATTGTTTTGGTTGTGTCGAACATTCGTGATTTGGGCGTCTTCATAGGCGGGAAAAGGCACAACAGAGAACTCCAGGGCTTTCACTTTTTTCCAGGTAATAACCTCGGTGTCCCCGCGTTCTTCCACAATGCAAGCGTCCTCAGATACGCCGGGCATGAACCCGATAGACATTTTTGTTAGCACACCGTCCTGCAAGAGTTGGTAAACGTCGTTGCCCAGGCTGGTTTCCGAAATAGCCGCCCTGATAAGCACGCCCTCGGGGGTATCTTGGGCGGCGGTGATTCGCCCGATGGGTTTGTCATGCCCATAAAACAGCAACGCGCCGGTAGCGTCTACCGAGCCAGGCGCAAACTTTTCACGCACATAAGGCATTAACTCGGTTTCGGTATCGTATGGCACCCCGATACCCTCGATTTCTCTTTTACCGGTATCGGCGGGTTTGGCACGGAACTCGAACGCGCGGGTCTGGGTGCCTGTAGTTTTCGTATCAACGTCGTAAACGGTCATGGTTTCACAGTCTCCTTAGGTTCCTGGTTTTCTAACGGCGGTAGAGATTCGATAGCCCTAACTTCGTTTAGGGTCATGAACCCGGCGTTAAGCGCGATTTGGTGGGCTTGGTAGCGGGTAAGCGTGTCAGACCGCAACAGAGCGGAGATTTGGAACCTTACGGTTTGGCCGCGCGGCGTGAAAGTCGTTAGGGCTTCCTCAATCTTGCGTAAATACTTAGTCAGGGTGAAACGTACGAACCCGAGCCAGTCCTGTTCCACGTTCGAGTAAGTCATGCTTGACCCCTCGGTGGATGTCAGCATGAGGGTCGCGGGGATACCAAATAGCCGCGCGATTTCAAGCGTGTTAAAGTTCCGCGATTCAATAAACTGAGCATCACGCGGGTTTAACACGATTGGTTCATATTTGACGCCTTTCCCGGTTACCTTGATGTTTGACGGGTTAGCGGTAGTAGGTAGGGGCTTACCGGTCTCGGGGTCGATGTTGTTCCAGGTATCCCTAATCTGTTTCGCGTCATCAGCGGTTAGAGCCTGGTCGGTCGAGAGGATTCCAGAGGGCTGGCCAGACCCGTTGAACCATTGCGCGGCATAGTCGCGTAGATTGATAGCGCCCTGGATTTCAGCCCGCGCCGCCTGGATAGCTCCCAGCCCTTTCAAACTCCCGGGTAGCACCATAAATTTCAGGTGTTGAATATCGGCCTGGCTGTAGTCGCGTCCACGATAAGAGTAAGTGATAACCCCGCTGGTCTCGTCTTGTTTGGGTAGTACCTCGTGAGGATTGAGTATCACGAGTTCCACGAGCTTCCCGCCGATACGCTTACCGAAAATGTAGGCGTTGCCGGTGACTGCCAGGCTCAGGGCGATTTGTTCCAGGAAGTCCGAGCGGGTAAGCGAGAGTGAGGGCGCTTTGATAATGTCAGGGATTTCACTGCCTGGGACTTCCACCCCGTGACGCTCCACTCTGAGCGGTAGCTGTGCAACAGCGCTGGTGATGATGTCGATAGCCCGGTAAACGGAAACCAGGCTTGCTGGTTCAAGGGGTGCCTCTCGGCGTGTCGGTGGCATCACGCCGAGAGGCATCGCGCCGACCGGGCTATCGGCGCGGCGGGATAGTTCACGAAGAGCGCGGGTGAAACGATTCATGAACCTATTTGATTATTTGTTTTAGTGTTTGTAAACCCTTTATGTTATACGGTGCTATTCGTTGTTATTTACTGTTATTCGATGTTACTGGTTGCTATTGGGTGTTTAGAATACTTGCATTTCGAGGGGCGCTACCGGGCGGGATACGGCGTAGAGGGCGACAGACGCGGCGATAAGCGCGGGGATTGGCGCGGTCGATTTATCCCGGTCAAACAGCGGAACCCCGTTAGTCTCACGGATTACCGCGTTAGCGATAGCCACCGCAAGCGGCTTAGAACCGTCATGCCTCAAGGTCTGCTCATCGCGGGCGGCGGTTAAAAACTCTGCGTCTGCTATCCGCCTGGCTCCCAGGGGTAGGCGCTCAACCGCTAAATCTTCGGGTAGGTGGTCAAAGATTCGCCTAGTCATGCCGCCGTCATCTGCGACGAACCTGGTCACACCATAGGTTTGTAAGAGCCTCAGATAGTCAATAAGCCAGGTCGCGCCGGGGGCTTGGTGTAACACTCTCACGTTGCGGGTGTTTGCGTCTTTGTCCTCCCAGGCCGCGACTATCGCGGTAGCGGCATTATCGGGGGCTATCTCGAACCCAATCACACAATCGGTAAGCGCCGGCGGGGCGGTTTCGCTGTCCATTGTGAGGTCGTCCCAGTCCTCCGCCGCGATAAGGGATTCGTCGGTCATGGTGAGCCGGTTTCCGTAAGCCCGCATGAACTCGGATTCGGTCATGGCCGGGGGTAAATCCTCGCTTATAGCGGCCTCTTGTATCGTGTTACCTAATGCCGGGTGATAGGTCCACCACGCCGCGGGGGTGTGTACGTCTAGCCCGTCTGGTAGCGACCATTCAAAAAAGGCCAGCCCCGGTTTATCGCCTTTCCGCCCGGTTTCCACGTACTGGTTCATGAAATCGCTTTTAAGGGTTCCCATGGTGGAAACCATATAGATCTGAGATTCGCCGTAAAGAGTGACCTGGGAGGGCTTGACCGCGCCCATAACGGTTTCCCCTGTGGTCGCGTCCCATTTCCAAATCTCATCAAAATCCGCATACCCGATAGTATCCCCATGCAAAGACCCCTCTACCGGTGCAAACTTCGTGATAGTCGAGCCGTTAGCGGTGCAAGTCACGGATTCCTCACCATTGGAAAGCCGGGTGTGAAACAGGTGGCCTAGCGGTGATTGGTCGATAATTTTCATGTACTTCATCATGCGTTTACGGGCGGCCTGCCCTGTTTGCGCGGTAGCGGCGGCCTCCAAGCCAGGCCTGGTTAACAGCCGGTGAGTGCGTAGCGGGGTTAGCAGGGTGGTTTTCCCTGCTTGCCTAGGCACGGTGATAAGGATCAGGCTGTACTTGTAGGCGCGTTTCCCGTTCACTATCCGGTACTCGGTCGCCCTGTTCCACACCAGGCGTTGCCACGGTTGCGGGGTTATGCCTAATAGCCTGGATATGCGGGCGATTTCCGCGCCCTCGTTAAGGAACCCCGGGGTAGGGGCGGGGCAATAGGCCGGGCGGGGAAGATAAGCGAAAACGCGGCGTTCAGGCAATGTTAGCGGCATTAGTGTACTCGGTTTCCGCTTCGTCGATGTCCTCGGTCTGAATAGCCGTTAGCAACCCGGCTAAGTCAGCGCCTGCGTTAGGATCGCCCTGGGGTTTAATCGATTCAAAGATTTCCCGCGCCGCGTTTAGTAGCATAGCCCGCCCGCTAGGCGCGCCTTTCCCGCCCATTTGGTCCAGGGACCGCGCGGCCATTATCGCCAAAGCACACAAGCCCGCCGATTCGTCACCAATCAGACCGTTATCACGAAGATTACTGATTGTTTTCTCGGTTTCAGTCTCAACATAGCCCTTACCAGGCGGTTCAGGCTCAAATCCTGGTAAAAAGTCTTGCATTTTCGGCTTCTTTCCGCTTCGTTGTTACTTGTGTGAAAGTTGTTAATTACTGGGTTTTTATGGGGATTAGGGGAGGGAGAAACAGGGCTGGCGCGGGGTGTCCGGCGGGGCGCTGTTTCAAAAAAACGGGTTGCCTCATTTCACGAACCAGGCCAATCCGTCGTAAACAGTTTCGTTGAGTGGTTTCATTTCCCGATTCCCTAAACTGTAGTTACAACTCTTGTGAGCTGGTCTGCAGTTCTCTAGCGTGGTTATCCCGCCCTTGCTTCGTGGTGTTAGGTGCTGACATGACTCAGTACCGGGCTTGATAGGTAACCCACATATGCAACAGGTAGGTCCGTAGGTTTGCAGTAGTTTGTTAGTGAATGCCCTGCGTTTGGCGTATGACATGGCTGTCCAGTCGTCCATTAGTACACCTGCAGATCTGTTCGGGTCTTGGTCATGGCCGTTTCCTGGATCCACTTGGCGACCGCATATTGCGGGTATCTAACGGTGCGTCCTACTTTGACGAAAGGCGGACCACCGCCCCTAGAGCGCAACTGGCTCAGGTATTCAGTCGTTACTTGGAGTTCGTTTGCCATTTGCTCAGGTGTCCAGAACTTAGCCGTTTCCACGTTTAGGCCCTTACCCCGGCGCGGTCTGCTTCCAGCTGTTGCCTAAGCCAGTCGAAACTATTTACACCCGGGTGTTCTTGCCGCCAAAGCTCGCTAGTACGGCGATGTTCCTCAGCGGTAAGCCGCTCCAAGTCTTGCTGTACCCGGCGGGCATTGGCGTTACGCCATGCTTTGCGCCGTTCTTTAGTCCACGGTTTACGGGCGGTTTCGGTGTTGCGGCTGTCTTGGACACGGCGGCAATGCGGGCAATTATTGCTCTCCTTGATATAGCCATGGTCACACAACAGACAATCATTTTCATTCATTGGTTCGTCCTTTCCTGTAGCCCATGCGGGCGGGGCTGTCGATGGTTCAATATTTGGCGCGCCGCCTGCGCCGAAGGCGCGGTGCGCCAAATTATTGTTAAGGGGTGTACTCAGTTCCACACGGCGCGACCTGCGATTATGTTGCTCTCGTTTTTTCAGGTCTGCCAGGCGTGCCCGCGTCTCAGCCCGCCGGGCTTGCCACGCCGCGGCACCCTTAGCCCAAGCCTCACGCACAAAACGCAACAGCACAGGCTTATTAACCTGAATGAAACCCGCCGTAGGAGTAC
This region includes:
- a CDS encoding terminase family protein; the encoded protein is MWNRATEYRIVNGKRAYKYSLILITVPRQAGKTTLLTPLRTHRLLTRPGLEAAATAQTGQAARKRMMKYMKIIDQSPLGHLFHTRLSNGEESVTCTANGSTITKFAPVEGSLHGDTIGYADFDEIWKWDATTGETVMGAVKPSQVTLYGESQIYMVSTMGTLKSDFMNQYVETGRKGDKPGLAFFEWSLPDGLDVHTPAAWWTYHPALGNTIQEAAISEDLPPAMTESEFMRAYGNRLTMTDESLIAAEDWDDLTMDSETAPPALTDCVIGFEIAPDNAATAIVAAWEDKDANTRNVRVLHQAPGATWLIDYLRLLQTYGVTRFVADDGGMTRRIFDHLPEDLAVERLPLGARRIADAEFLTAARDEQTLRHDGSKPLAVAIANAVIRETNGVPLFDRDKSTAPIPALIAASVALYAVSRPVAPLEMQVF
- a CDS encoding phage portal protein; this translates as MNRFTRALRELSRRADSPVGAMPLGVMPPTRREAPLEPASLVSVYRAIDIITSAVAQLPLRVERHGVEVPGSEIPDIIKAPSLSLTRSDFLEQIALSLAVTGNAYIFGKRIGGKLVELVILNPHEVLPKQDETSGVITYSYRGRDYSQADIQHLKFMVLPGSLKGLGAIQAARAEIQGAINLRDYAAQWFNGSGQPSGILSTDQALTADDAKQIRDTWNNIDPETGKPLPTTANPSNIKVTGKGVKYEPIVLNPRDAQFIESRNFNTLEIARLFGIPATLMLTSTEGSSMTYSNVEQDWLGFVRFTLTKYLRKIEEALTTFTPRGQTVRFQISALLRSDTLTRYQAHQIALNAGFMTLNEVRAIESLPPLENQEPKETVKP